One Methanobacteriaceae archaeon genomic window, AAAAATAAACTTCTTTTTAAAATATTTAAATACAAAAAATAAAAAAAAATAAAGTTCTTTTAAATAGTACTTTTAAAAGAACAGACGATACGGTTAATTTACCATATCAGAATCAATGGATTTGCCAGTAAATTCACCGGAAGGACTTACTTCATTAATTTTAAAATAATAATCATTAATATCATCTACATGAATTGTGAAGTAGTAAGTTCCACCCACACCTAACATTCCATCATTATAATCTTGAACAAACTGTTTATCTATAACATGAGCCCCATGACTTTCACCACCATTGGAAACCCAATAATATCCAGTACTAGGATTTGCATGTACAGTCATGACAAAATTATTATTCTCGTCCAAAATAGGACCAGATTGACTATTAGCAGCTACAACAAAGCCTACTGAAGATATCAACACTAAGCCAAATATTAAAGCCACTTTTATTTTTTTAGAAATCATTTGATTACCTCTATTTTGAAACATTTTTATTATCAACCAACATCCAGACAAAATATTTTGCCTAGAAATTTTGGTTTAACAAAACTTACAATTAGTATTGCTCAATCAAATATATAAATATTTTGGTACTCCTAAAAAATTATATTTCAAAATAAAATAAATTATCAAATTTTAAATAAGTTAAACAACAAAATATAGTATATATAATAATTTTTTAAATCTATTATAAATAAGGGATTAAAATGAAAACTGTTGCAATTAATGGTTATGGAACCATCGGTAAAAGAGTGGCTGATGCTGTAGCTGCTCAAGATGATATGAAAGTAATTGGTGTAAGTAAAACTAGACCAAACTACGAAGCAAGAACTGCTGTTGAAGAAAAAGGATATCCATTATACATTGGAATTCCAGAAAGAGAACACTTGTTTAAAGAAGCAGGAATTGAAATAGCAGGTACTGTTGAAGACATGATTCAAGAAGCAGACGTTGTTGTTGACTGTACTCCAGGATCTATTGGACCACAAAATCTTGAAATGTACAAAAAAGCTGGCGTTAAAGCTATTTACCAAGGTGGAGAAGACCATGATTTAACCGGTCTTTCATTTAATGCTATTTCTAATTATGATGATTCATACGGTGCAGATTACACAAGAGTTGTATCATGTAACACCACCGGATTAACCCGTACATTATCTACAATTGACCCAATTGCAGATATTAAAAAAGTTAGAGCAGTAATGGTAAGAAGAGGATCTGACCCATCTGAAGTCAAAAAAGGTCCAATTAATGCAATTGTACCAAATCCTCCAAAAGTTCCTTCTCACCACGGACCTGATGTAAAAACAGTTATGAACGGAATTGATGTAACAACTATGGCATTACTCGTACCTACTACCTTAATGCACCAACACAATATTATGGTTGAAATCAACAATGAAGTTGAAACCGAAGAAATCGTTGAAGCATTAGAAAAACGTTCCAGAGTAATGGTAGTGTCCGCAGAAGAAGGTTTAGGATCAACTGCTGCATTAATGGAATATGCTAAAGAACTTGGAAGAAACAGAAACGATTTATACGAAATTCCAGTTTGGAGAGAATCCATTAATGTTGTAGGAAACGAATTATTCTACATGCAAGCTGTGCATCAAGAATCTGACGTTGTTCCTGAAAACATTGATGCTATCCGTGCACTTTTAGAAATGGAAAGTGACAACGAAAAATCTATTGCTAAAACCAACAAAGCTATGGGAATATTCTAATTCCCACAATTTACTATTTTTTTTACGATTTAAATGAAACAAAAAGTACTTTTTGGACCTGCTGGAAGTCCTGTTGATTACAAAGGCGCAGCATACAAAGCTCCAAAATATATTTCCCAAGAGGGACTTGATTCTTATGAATACCAATCACCATATGGAGTAAGAATTGGAGAATCTTCTGCAAATACCCTAAAAGAAGAATCCGAAAAACATGACATTTTAGTTTCAATGCATGCTCCATATTACATTAATTTATGTGCAAAAGAAGAATCAAAACTTGATAAAAGTATTGGTCATTTAATAGCTGCTGCACGTGCTGGTGAATGGATGGGTGCTTACAGATTAGTATTCCACCCAGGTGCTTATTTAAATAGAAAACCTGAAAAAGCAATGGAAATATCTAAAAATACCGTAAACAGATTGTTTGAAGAACTTGAAGCTGAAGGTATTGAAGAGTTCACATTTGCACCAGAAACTACTGGTAAGAGAACTCAACTTGGAAATATTGGCGAAGTTGTTGAATTATGTGCAACTTTTGATCATTTTGAACCAACAATTGATTTTGCACATGTACATGCAAGAGGAAGAGGTTTTTTAAATAAAAAAGAAGATTACAATTGTATTTTTTCAACAATTGAAGACCAATTAGATATTGACATCTTACACTGCCACTTTACAACAATTGAATATGGAAAAGGTGGAGAAGTAAAGCACCATACATTAGATGAAAGTGATGAGTATGGACCCGACATCCACGATTTGCTATCTAATTTAATTGATAATGGCTGGAATGCAAATATTATTTGTGAAACTCCACTTAGAGATGTGGATTCACTTAAAATGAAAAAAATATATGAAGAATTAAAATAATATTAGCTTTAACTGAGAGAAAATAACATTAATTAAGAAAGTGATTCAATGGTCAAGATATCTGTAATTATACCAGTTTATAATGTTGAAAAATATTTAAAAGAGTGTTTGGAGAGTGTTGTTAACCAAACACTAAATGATATTGAAATCATTTGTATTGATGATGGCTCAACAGATTCATCACCATCAATTCTTAAAGAGTATCAAAACAACGATGAAAGGTTTATTATTATAAACCAAGAAAACAGCGGCCCAGGAGCTGCAAGAAACAGAGGGATTAAAGAAGCTAAAGGTAAATACACCTATTTTTTAGATTCTGATGATTATCTTGAATTAGATGCTCTTGAGAAATTATACGATGTTGGTGAAAAAACAGATGTTGATTTTATAATTTTTAAATTAAGAAGATTTTGTGATGAAACAAAAGAATATCTTACTTCCACATATTATGATATGGCAAATATTGAAGATGAATTTAAAAATAAAGTAATTACATACCAGGATATTAAAAAACATATCTACACAATGGTTGTCTCAACACCTGCAAAACTTTATAGAACTGATTTAATTCGAGATATCAAGTTTCCGGAAAATATTCTTTTTGAAGACAATGTATTTTTCATTGAATCAACATTAAAATCAGATAAGCTATTTATTTTAGATGAATACTTATATAACCGCAGAATCCGTGACAATTCAATTACAACATCTGATGAAAGCGATTATAAGGACACAATTACTATTTCCAATCTTATGGTTCAAATAACAAAGGATCTTGGAAAATACGAAGAGATGAAAGAATATATTTATCCTCGTAAAATAGGAAATACAAACCTTATTATTAATCAGATAAATAATCCTGAAATGAAAGAAGAGTTTTTTAAAGAAGTAAAAGAAGATTTTAAAAAGCATTTGGATGAATATGAATCTGATGATTTCTTTGTCAACAAATTAAATGATAAAACCAGACATATTTTTTATAGTGGAATAAACTGCAAAACCAGTGAGGAGTTTATTTTATCCATTAAGTTATTTGATGCTGAGCATAAAATTAAAAAGCTTAAAAAGAAAAACAAAAAGTTAAAAAAAGAAAACAAACGTATTAAATCCACAAAAGCATACAAAATATGGAAAAAATACATTAAAATAAAAAAGAAACTGTTTAAATAATTAATAATCTTTTACAGAGTCGATTAAGTCATCCATATCTTCAAAAAGATTATTGATATCTTCAATATCATGTTCATTGGAACTTAAACGAATAACCATCTCATCTATTAAATCATTCATTTTACCTATGAATGTTTTTAATAGCTCAATTTTTTTATCAATTTCTTTTTCAACAAAATGATTTTTACCATCACAAACATCAACCATTTTTCTTGTAACATCCAATTGCATATTAAATAGCTTGTTGGACTCATTAATAGATGATAAAAACTTATTATATGAGAAATGATTAGAATCAAAAAGTTTATTTAGCAATTCCTTAGCATTTTGCTGTCTAAACTCATATTCTTCATCTATAGCATCAAGAGCATCATTATATCTGGATTGGATTTTTTCAACATTCCTATTATTCCTTTGAACCTTTTTTCCACATTGAGTGCAAAATTTTTGATTAAAATCCAATTTAGCTCCACAATAAATACAAAAATGATTTTTATTAGTCATCGAAATAGTACTTTAATCTTTATTTTAATAAATATTATGATTTAAAAACCCCATCAAATATTTAAACAATTAAAACAAATGTTAAAAATAAAAAAAATAGGAGGGAGAGTAATGAAAAATGATAACAAAAAAGCAGAAATCAAAACAGCTAATCAAAAACAAAATACTAAAAAAGCAAAAACCAACGAAAGTGCTGAATGTGTCATTTTAAAACCTGTTGGATATCCATTTGAATTTGGTTTAATAGATGAAGATATTGAAATTACCAACATTGAACTGTTTGAAGAATATGCACGTGAACAGTGGCTAGGATTAGTTGTAAAAGAAAATTCACATTTATTTGATCAAAAAATTATTCCCGACTATGGTTTTGAAATCGTAAAAGCAAAACCAAATAACTCATTAATTACTGAAACAACCAGAATTAAACTTATTACTGATGAACTGGAAAATAAGAAGAAAAAAACTGCATTCAAGTCAAATATTCATCTTTCAGATATTGTTGGACAAACTAATGCAAAAAATAAAATCAAAGTTATATCCAAGTACTTAGAAGACCCTGAGAAATTCGGACAGTGGGCTCCTCGAAACATTTTGTTTTACGGACTTCCAGGTACTGGTAAAACTATGCTTGTCAAAGCACTTGCTAACGAACTTGATGTTCCATTGCATTTAATTAAAGCAACAACATTAATCGGTGACCATGTGGGAGATGGTTCATCTAAAATTCATGAATTATTCAAAAAAGCAAGTGAAGACTCACCATGCATAATCTTTATTGATGAAATTGATGCTGTTGCACTACACAGATCATTTCAGTCACTAAGAGGAGATGTTTCTGAGATTGTAAACTCACTTTTAACTGAAATGGATGGAATTAATGAAAATGATTCAATAATTACAATTTGTGCTACTAATAATCCAAGCAGCTTAGATTATGCAATCAGAAGCAGATTTGAAGAAGAAATTGAATTTAAATTACCTGATGATGAAGAAAGATTAATGATTATTGAGAATAATCTTAAAACTATGCCTCTAGACTACAATCTTGATTTGGAAAAAATAGTAAAACAAACAAAAGGCATGTCTGGAAGAGACATAAAAGAAAAGATATTAAAAACTGCACTCCACAATGCAATTGCAACTGAGAGTGACATACTTACAATGAAAAATATTGATTATTCTATAAAATCAACCAAAATTAAAAATAAAGATGTTAAAGGGATGTTTGAGTAAATTTAATTAAAAATATACTCACACGCTGCAAGAATATCCTCATTTTCATCTTTTGCAGCTTTTTTTACTTTTTTAGAAACATCATAAAATATCTTATTAACAATAGAATTTGTTAAATTATCCAATATTTTATCGCTACCATCTACATCACTTAACTTGCCAATAGCTTTTTGAGTTTCACGTTCACGTATATACTCCATAGATGCTCTTAAATTACCAAGTAATTCATCAACTTTCATTATTTTAAAGGATTCTTTAAGTAAAATGAACTCATCATTGATGATATTTTCTGCTTCAGCAAATTCCTTTTTTCTAAGGTTAGTATTTATCTCAGCAATTTCTCTTAAGTTGTCAATATTGAATGACTTGACACCTAATTCCAAAACATCTTCTGAAATATCACGAGGATTTGCAATATCAATTAACATTAAGCTTTCATAATCCCTAGGACTTTTTAATAAACGTTCTTTAGTAATAATCGGGTGAGGCGCACTGGTAGCACTAATAACCAAGTCAGCAGTTGCCAAATACTTTTCTAGGTCATTAAATAAAATAGCTTCACCGCCTAAATCCTTAGCAAGGTCTACTGCAACATAATAAGTCCTGTTTGCAACAAAAATAGCATTTAAATCTTTCTCAGCAAGTGCTTTAGCAACTAATTTACCCATTTTTCCAGCACCAATTACCAAAACAGATTTGTTTTCCAAATCACCAATATATTTTTCAGCCAAATCAATAGCTGCAGAACCAATTGATACAGAACCTTTGTTGATATTGGTTTTATTTCTAACAACCTGACCAACATGAATAGCTTTTGTAAAAATAGCATCCAAAATTTTACCACAGTGACGATCTTTAACTGCTTTGTGCTTTGCATCCTTAACCTGACCTAAAATCTGGTCTTCTCCAACAATCATAGATTCTAAACCGGAAGTCATACGTAAAAGGTGCATAACAGCAGACTGACCATAATCAATAACAATACTCTTGTTTTCATGAGAAAGTAACTCTTCATCTTCAGGAATATGCTTATTGTGAATGAAATATTCCTTTCTGTTACATGTACTAATCTCAATATATTCAACAATAGAATATTTTTCTTGTAGTTTTGCAAATAATTCGTCAATATCTTTTGAAATAATCTCCATAGACTGAATATCTGCAAGTTTATGGTCAACTCTTAAATTTAATATCAATTTAATCCCCTTATCAAATCGTCAATATAATCTTTGGCTTCGACAATATTTCTATTTTTAATTAAAACATTGATTTTTTCATCTTCAAAAATTTCATAAAGACATTTTCTTCTATCTTTCTGGTCTTGAACGATTCCTTTTAATTTGTTTCTGGCATAATCCTGAAGTTCTATTTCCAAGATATCCTCTTCAGTAATTATTGATTGAATTTTTTTTCTTAATTGGCGAGCCATAAGTGGGCTTTTTCCACCGGTAAAAATAGAAATTTCAATATCTCCAATATTAAAACTTGTTGGAACAATTACATTTCCTTCACTAGGAAAATCTGCTCTGTTAAGAAGTTTATCTTCAGCAATTTTAGAAACATAATTGGACAGGGTTCTATCCCCACTAGCTATTACAACAAAATCAGACCATTCAACTAAATCATCAACGTCCTCAGTAGAGCATAAAATAGCTCCTTTTGATACTAATTCATCAGCCAAATTATCTCCAGCCAGTTTAACATTAGCACCATGGTCTAAAAATTTATTTGCACGTCTTGTTGCAACTTCGCCAGTTCCTAAAATAAAAACATTCAAATTAGATGTTTTTAAATAAATAGAAGTCCAGTCCATTTTAATCATTATCAAGAGATTTAGCACGTAAAACTTTTACAGCAGCCCTTAAATCATCATTGCATTCTTTTAAAACATCCATTGCTTCAAGTTTGGTAATGTTGAATGTTTCTGCTAATGCTTCAGCTTTTTCATCAGGATCAGGTTTAGTAACTCCAACTAATCTCTCAGATAATTGTTTTTTTAAGTCTAAGTATTCTTCATGACTTAATCCAATACTATTTAATGACATATCTCTTAATGGACAAGGTTTAGATGGTTTACAACACCATACAAGTGATCCAAAGCAGGTTCCTGCTCCTTCACCTAATCTAGTTTCCCTACCGAATTGAGTTTTAATTTCAATATATTCTTTAGGAGTTAAGTTAACTTCCTGTAATGCATTTAATACTGGGCACGGTTTTACTGGAGGACAACAAAAAGCAAGTCCTCTGACATCTCCTCCTCTACAAATATGAGACGGCGCATCTTCCCAAGTCATAATAAACCTCCAAAAAATTCTTTATCATTGTAAAATTATTATTAAGAAATAATTATAAAATAATAATATAATTTATTCTACCAATAAATATATAATCTTTTTTATAAATTAAATTAAAATTAAGTATTATGAAAGAAATTTTAAAAATCGAAGACATAACCATCACTGTAACATGGAAAAATATTAAAAATATGTATCTTCGAGTATTGCCACCAAATGGAGATGTTGAGGTTTCTGCTCCAATTGCCCTACCACAGGAAGAATTGGTTAATTTTATTAAATCCAAAAAGCAGTGGATTTTAAAAAAACAAGACATTATTTTAAAAAATGATATTAAAGCACCTCTAAAATATAAAAACGATGAAAAACATTATTTGTGGGGAAAACAGTACAATTTAAAGTTAATTTCTAATGATAACATAAAATCAGGTTTTGTTAAGGATGATACTATTTTCCTACCAGTTTCTAAAAGAAGTACAATTGATATACGCCAGAAAGTATTAGTTGAGCTTTATAGAAGAGAACTTCAAAATAAAATTCCTACATTAATGGCTAAACACAGCAAGATTATTGGTAAAAAACCTTCCGAAGTAAAGGTTAGAAAAATGAAAAACTGGGGAAACTGCAGAAAGGACGGAAGAATAACACTAAATTTAAATCTTGCAAAAAAAGACCCCAAATGTTTAGAATACGTAATCATCCATGAATTATGTCATTTAATTGAATTTAATCATGGAAAAGAATTTAAAAAATTAATGGACAAATACTGTCCAGATTGGAAAAAAATAAAAAAAGAATTAAATGAATAAGAAGATTTATCTGTTTTCTTTAAGCATATCTTCTTTTTCATCTGCGGTTAATTTCTCAACAATTTCTTCAGGAGTACCAATATCTAAGAGTTTTCCCCCTCTCATTAAAGCTGCTCTGTCACAGACATCTAAAACGAAGTCCATATCGTGAGAAATAATAATGAATGTTTGTTCTAATTCAGTACGTGCTTTTAAGATAGAATCAGTTACAATAACACGAGTAATCGGATCCATTGTACCTGTTGGTTCATCCAAAACAATTAAATTAGGTTCTTTGATTAATACTTGAGCTAAAGCAACCCTGTGTTTTTCCCCTACACTTAATTGATCAGGATATTTATCAAGCACACTTGCAGCAACATCATCAGCAAAACCAACAGTGGTTAATGCATGAATAGCTTTAATTTTACCGAATTCTGCAGGTAAATTTAAACTAATTGCATCAGTTAAGTTACCAAGAACAGTTCTGTGAGGATATAATGAATATTCTTGATGTAATAAACCAATATAAGGCATAATACGTCCACGGTTGAGTGGTCCAACTTTGGTCATGTCAATCCATTCATCACCGAGTTTGATTTGGATATTACCTCCACTTGGTTCAGTTAATCCCATTAACATTCTTGTAGTGGTTGTTTTTCCAGAACCACTTAAACCTACAATACCAAAGATTTCTTCTTTATTAATAGTTAAATCAACACCATCTACTGCTTTAACAACACCACGTTCAATGGAGTAGTAATGTTTTTTAACATTTTCAAGAACTACTTCAGGTTCTCCGAATTCAGGAATTTCTGGTTTTTCAGGAATAGGAATTGTAGCAACGAAATCATTTACTACAGTCTCAGCTTCTCCTTCCTGTTTGATTTCTCCACCTTCTAACCAGATTACCTTATCTGCTAATTCAATCATTACTTCTGGCCAGTGAGAAGTAATTAACATAGTGATTCCTTCATCTTTTACACCTTCTTTTAATGTGTTATGAAGTTTGATAGCAGTTTGAGGATCTAAAGTACCAGTAGGTTCATCAGCTAAAAACATCATAGGTTCTTTAGCTAATTGTCTTGCGAGTACAACTCTTTGTTTTTCCCCACCACTTAAGTCACGAGCAATGTGAGTAATCCTATGATTCATTTGAACCATTTCTAATAATTCCAATGCTTCATAAATTTTCTCATCATATTCCTTATCGTCAGGCATTGCCCTCATTACATTTTCAATTACAGATTCTTCGTCGTATAATGCGAAGTTACGTTGTAACATGATGGAAATTCTTCTTTTAATACTTGCAAATAATTTCCTCTCAGCATTAAAGAAGTCAACTTCTTTTGCTTCTAAAGTTGCTCCACAACTACATTTTTCACCAGCATGAGAAGGAGACTCAACAGCTAAACATTCTGGACAAACAGCAACATTAACTAAAATCTGACCAGCATCTGGTTTATACTCAGATGTACCTCTGAGCATATTAATTAAAACAGATTTTCCACTTCCACTACGGCCTAAAATACCTAATGTTTCTCCTTCAGTAATTTTTAAATTAATATCTTTAAGAACATCAACACCATCAAAAGTTTTAGTAATATTTTTTAGTGTTATAAAATCCATGAAATCACCTTATTAATCTAATTTATATTTTAATCCATTAATAATACTTTCTAATAACAATTGTTTTTAAAAAAATAAGCATTAACAATAGATTCTAATAACAATTGTTTTAAAAATAAGCAATTAAGAAATATGCCTTAATTTTAAAAAAAATAGAATAAAAAAAGTTAGAAATCAGATATTTTGAAATCCAAACTACCTGAAATAACACTACGAGCAATAGAAAATCCATCAACACCGCAAGCAATCATCTTTTCGACATTGCCTCTTGAGTTGACAGAATTGTTTCCAATGATTTTAATATCAACATCACTGCAAAGTTCACCTAAAAGTTCCCAGTCTGCTTCAGCGCCTTTTTTCATTGCATCAATATGAATATAATCAGCACCTGCATTTTCAATTAAATTAGCTATTTTTAAACAGTCAACACCTTCAACATTAGCTCTGATTTTAACTGAAACTTCACTGTCAACATTATCAACAATTTGAGAGATGAAATGATTTAAATCATCTCTTTTTAACATTTCTTGGCCACAACCAATAGCTAAAATTTCATTCTGGCGACAATGACAATTAATTTCTACAATATCCAAATTTTTGATATTACCAACATCAATAATAGGTTGTGGATTTGTTGAACGAACATTAGCTGAAACTTTTACATGATTATGAGTGTTTTTAATCAAATTGACTTCATTTTCAATGTGATTAAAAATATTATTTAAAGGAATGTCGAATTCTTTTCTTCCCCTTTGAACAATTTTCTTACTTGCTTCAAGTGTAGGGGAATCTAAGCTGTATCCACCTAAAGTAGCCACATTAAATCCATAATGAATAACCTTGTTTAAAAAACTAGCATCAGTTATGCCAGCCATTGGAGCAACTACCTTAAGCATACAAATTCCTCAAGATTATTTTTCAACAACCCAAGTCCACATTTCATTATTATGTGCACGGATTTCTTCAAGACCAATGTCTGCCATATAAGCAGCATCTTCAGCATTTTTAGCTCTTCCAATTCCAGCTTTGAGCTTTATGCCGATTTCTTCATCAATTTCAACCATTATTTCTTCAATGTCTTTCTCAGTTAATCCGTTACATGGAGACATGAAGTTGTCCCCTCCAATGAAGAATAATAATGCTCCTTTTTTAATTAATTTAGTCATTAAGTAATGTTGAGCTTTATTAACACTGAAACTTGTATCAAAAGCAGATTCAATATCAGTTAAAGTTTCAGTGACACTGTTAATGTCAATATGAGCTGCTTGAACGAAGCTGTCTTCTTCACTAACTAAACTGTCAATAGCTAAAATTTCTTTTCTCTCACCTGATTGAGCACTACCTGCTTTTTGAAGAGCGATAGTTGCTAATCTTTGAGCTTCGTGAGGAGTATCTGCAGCTGCTACACCCATACTTACAGTAATAGGGTATTTGTTTCTAATAGATCTTTGAATTCTTAAATGGTCTTCTTCATCTAAACCATTTGAGATTGCAAGCAAGTTATCAAATCTAGTAAAGAAAACTAAACCTTTTCTAGCACCAAAATAGCTGTTTAAATCAGCGTATAATCTTGCTTGAAGAATTTGTAAGTCAGATTCAGTCCTTGGTCTTGGAGTGACAGTCCAAGGTCCATAATTGTCAATTTGTATTAATGTCATTTGTATCATTGAATAACACCTTCCCCCTAAGGAATACAATCCTTAATAATTTTAGCCAAATTAATTTTAGCATCTAAATTATCCATAATTGTATTTGTAGTTATTACCTTATTAACTATTTGATTTATTTTGGCAATTTTATCTTCATCTTGTACATCAATTACCATTGTATCTAAAAAATCTTCATATAATGATGCAACACCAATTGATGAAACATCAATATCCAATGCTTTCATAAATTTACTTGCAGGCCCTGAAACAGAATCAGAACCAATAATTGGAGAAACTGCAACAACATAAGTTTCTTTTAGTGCATCACGAACACCATCTAAAGACAATATTGGTGATATTGAAGTAATTGGATTGGATGGGCCAATAATTACTGCATCAGAATTCTTAATAGCTTCAACAATTCCATCACTTGGTGAAACATTGGAGAATTTAATATCTAAAACTTCAGGTTCACTTTGATGTTTAATTAAAAAGTCATGAAATTCCAATTCACCAATATCAGTGATAATCTTAATTTCAGAATCTTCTTCACTCATAGGAATAATTCTTGAAGCGATTCCCATATTTTCTGCTTGAATTTCACATGCTTTTGAAAGACCATATTTTTCCATTAATTGTGTCTTTTGTATTTTAGTTGCACGGTCAATGTCCCCAATTCTTAAAAGTTCATCACATCCAAGTTCTTTAAGACGTTCATGAGTAATAAAAGTATCATTTTTAACTCCGTACCAGAATTCATCATTAATCATATCTGCCATTGTATACAATACAGTATCAATATCTGCAGAAACATAAACACCTGAAAAATAATCATTTTCAAGAGTATTAACAATGATTGTCAAATCTTTAGGATCAATGATTTCTTTTAATCCCTGCAATAGTTTTGGAGTACCAGTTCCACCAGATAAAACAGTAATCATTAAATTCACCTAATTTCTAAATACATCAAATTCTTTAGGCATAATAACTGATTTGATTGTTGAATTAACATCTCTTAATGTATCAAAGCTATCGAATCCACGTACGATAACAACAGGAAGTCCTTCATCAGCCTGACCCATAATAAGTGAAGCGGCAGAAGCTAATTCATCACAGGTTGCAATTTCAGTAGTTTCAAGTTCTCTTCCGTATAAATCCTTTTCACCGACTCTTTTCCATATTGGTGAAATACCAGAACATCCAATTGCAGTACCTATAGCACCAAATCTAAATGCTCTTCCCTGAGTATCAGTTATAATAACTGCGATTTCTTCGCCAAATTCTTTTTCTAAGGACTCACGAATTTCAAAAGCAGATTTATCTGCATCAACAGGCATTGGAGTAACTAAACCTTCACCAACATTGGACTCATCAATACCTGCATTAGCACATACAAAACCCTGTTTTGTTTCTGTAATTATAAATTTAGGACCTACAGCAACAATTTCATTTGA contains:
- a CDS encoding methanogenesis marker 9 domain-containing protein encodes the protein MTWEDAPSHICRGGDVRGLAFCCPPVKPCPVLNALQEVNLTPKEYIEIKTQFGRETRLGEGAGTCFGSLVWCCKPSKPCPLRDMSLNSIGLSHEEYLDLKKQLSERLVGVTKPDPDEKAEALAETFNITKLEAMDVLKECNDDLRAAVKVLRAKSLDND
- a CDS encoding SprT family zinc-dependent metalloprotease; its protein translation is MKEILKIEDITITVTWKNIKNMYLRVLPPNGDVEVSAPIALPQEELVNFIKSKKQWILKKQDIILKNDIKAPLKYKNDEKHYLWGKQYNLKLISNDNIKSGFVKDDTIFLPVSKRSTIDIRQKVLVELYRRELQNKIPTLMAKHSKIIGKKPSEVKVRKMKNWGNCRKDGRITLNLNLAKKDPKCLEYVIIHELCHLIEFNHGKEFKKLMDKYCPDWKKIKKELNE
- the atwA gene encoding methyl coenzyme M reductase system, component A2; translation: MDFITLKNITKTFDGVDVLKDINLKITEGETLGILGRSGSGKSVLINMLRGTSEYKPDAGQILVNVAVCPECLAVESPSHAGEKCSCGATLEAKEVDFFNAERKLFASIKRRISIMLQRNFALYDEESVIENVMRAMPDDKEYDEKIYEALELLEMVQMNHRITHIARDLSGGEKQRVVLARQLAKEPMMFLADEPTGTLDPQTAIKLHNTLKEGVKDEGITMLITSHWPEVMIELADKVIWLEGGEIKQEGEAETVVNDFVATIPIPEKPEIPEFGEPEVVLENVKKHYYSIERGVVKAVDGVDLTINKEEIFGIVGLSGSGKTTTTRMLMGLTEPSGGNIQIKLGDEWIDMTKVGPLNRGRIMPYIGLLHQEYSLYPHRTVLGNLTDAISLNLPAEFGKIKAIHALTTVGFADDVAASVLDKYPDQLSVGEKHRVALAQVLIKEPNLIVLDEPTGTMDPITRVIVTDSILKARTELEQTFIIISHDMDFVLDVCDRAALMRGGKLLDIGTPEEIVEKLTADEKEDMLKENR
- a CDS encoding tRNA-dihydrouridine synthase → MLKVVAPMAGITDASFLNKVIHYGFNVATLGGYSLDSPTLEASKKIVQRGRKEFDIPLNNIFNHIENEVNLIKNTHNHVKVSANVRSTNPQPIIDVGNIKNLDIVEINCHCRQNEILAIGCGQEMLKRDDLNHFISQIVDNVDSEVSVKIRANVEGVDCLKIANLIENAGADYIHIDAMKKGAEADWELLGELCSDVDIKIIGNNSVNSRGNVEKMIACGVDGFSIARSVISGSLDFKISDF
- a CDS encoding GTP cyclohydrolase IIa, with translation MIQMTLIQIDNYGPWTVTPRPRTESDLQILQARLYADLNSYFGARKGLVFFTRFDNLLAISNGLDEEDHLRIQRSIRNKYPITVSMGVAAADTPHEAQRLATIALQKAGSAQSGERKEILAIDSLVSEEDSFVQAAHIDINSVTETLTDIESAFDTSFSVNKAQHYLMTKLIKKGALLFFIGGDNFMSPCNGLTEKDIEEIMVEIDEEIGIKLKAGIGRAKNAEDAAYMADIGLEEIRAHNNEMWTWVVEK
- the cofD gene encoding 2-phospho-L-lactate transferase — translated: MITVLSGGTGTPKLLQGLKEIIDPKDLTIIVNTLENDYFSGVYVSADIDTVLYTMADMINDEFWYGVKNDTFITHERLKELGCDELLRIGDIDRATKIQKTQLMEKYGLSKACEIQAENMGIASRIIPMSEEDSEIKIITDIGELEFHDFLIKHQSEPEVLDIKFSNVSPSDGIVEAIKNSDAVIIGPSNPITSISPILSLDGVRDALKETYVVAVSPIIGSDSVSGPASKFMKALDIDVSSIGVASLYEDFLDTMVIDVQDEDKIAKINQIVNKVITTNTIMDNLDAKINLAKIIKDCIP
- a CDS encoding coenzyme F420-0:L-glutamate ligase; the encoded protein is MIIMSIELFGLENIPIIDGSSDISKIIKEAIEKQGCGIYHGDIILIAETLISKAEENFIKLYDLTPSPQAIELAQKAKKDPQLVESIIQQSNEIVAVGPKFIITETKQGFVCANAGIDESNVGEGLVTPMPVDADKSAFEIRESLEKEFGEEIAVIITDTQGRAFRFGAIGTAIGCSGISPIWKRVGEKDLYGRELETTEIATCDELASAASLIMGQADEGLPVVIVRGFDSFDTLRDVNSTIKSVIMPKEFDVFRN